The following proteins come from a genomic window of Corallococcus sp. NCRR:
- a CDS encoding O-methyltransferase: protein MTTTLHSPPVASLLTHLFADARKTDAAVLAPFSALPAEERRARLDGDPRAFYASVAEAYLPVSEELGRLLYALTRARRARTVVEFGTSFGISTVHLAAALRDNGGGKLITTEYEASKVHRAKEHLTQAGLVDLVEFRVGDALETLRTDVPDGIDLVLLDGAKPLYLPLLRLLEPKLGPGAILVADNVKMSPEFAAHLARPEHGYVTIPLPWEDDDCLFAVRAA from the coding sequence GACCCTTCATTCCCCCCCTGTCGCCTCGCTGCTCACCCACCTCTTCGCGGACGCGCGCAAGACGGACGCCGCCGTGCTCGCGCCCTTCAGCGCCCTTCCCGCGGAAGAACGCAGGGCCCGGCTGGACGGCGACCCGCGCGCCTTCTACGCGAGCGTCGCGGAGGCCTACCTGCCGGTGTCGGAGGAACTGGGCCGCCTGCTCTACGCGCTCACCCGCGCACGGCGTGCCCGCACGGTGGTGGAGTTCGGCACGTCCTTCGGCATCTCCACGGTGCACCTGGCGGCGGCGCTGCGCGACAACGGAGGCGGCAAGCTCATCACCACGGAGTACGAGGCCTCCAAGGTCCACCGGGCGAAGGAGCACCTCACCCAGGCGGGGCTCGTGGACCTGGTGGAGTTCCGCGTGGGTGACGCGCTGGAGACGCTGCGCACGGACGTACCGGACGGCATCGACCTGGTGCTCCTCGACGGCGCGAAGCCGCTCTACCTGCCCCTCCTGCGGCTGCTGGAGCCGAAGCTCGGGCCCGGCGCCATCCTGGTCGCGGACAACGTGAAGATGAGCCCGGAGTTCGCGGCGCACCTGGCGCGGCCGGAGCACGGCTACGTCACCATTCCCCTGCCCTGGGAGGACGACGACTGCCTCTTCGCCGTGCGCGCCGCGTGA
- a CDS encoding LysR family transcriptional regulator, which produces MADLDLNLLVALDALLREGSVARAADRLGLSAPAMSRTLTRIRTALGDPVLVRAGRGLVPTPRALALQQQVRAVVRDATALLAPGTPTAPEQLTRTLTLRVNDGVIPLLGTALHQRARAEAPGLTLRFVAEGLEDVESLRDGEVDLDIGVQGALGPEIRVQRLGEESFMCLVGRASPLSRGRLTLERFARAEHIGVSRRGKLRTPLDDALEQHGHSRRVTAVVPNMLAAAALVAGTDAVTTVNGAFARAAARLMPVKARPVPLPLPRVTVAQAWHPRFDRDPAHVWLRRTVKALCDAPVFSATP; this is translated from the coding sequence ATGGCGGACCTGGACCTGAACCTGCTGGTGGCGCTCGACGCCCTCCTGCGCGAGGGCAGCGTGGCGCGCGCCGCGGACCGGCTGGGTCTGAGCGCGCCGGCCATGAGCCGCACGCTCACCCGCATCCGGACCGCGCTGGGAGACCCGGTGCTGGTGCGCGCGGGACGCGGCCTGGTCCCCACGCCCCGGGCCCTGGCGCTCCAGCAGCAGGTGCGCGCGGTGGTGCGGGACGCCACCGCGCTGCTCGCGCCCGGCACGCCCACCGCGCCGGAGCAACTGACGCGCACGCTGACGCTGCGGGTGAACGACGGCGTCATCCCCCTGCTGGGCACCGCGCTCCACCAGCGGGCGCGCGCCGAGGCGCCCGGCCTGACGCTGCGCTTCGTGGCGGAGGGGCTGGAGGACGTGGAGTCCCTGCGCGACGGAGAGGTGGACCTGGACATCGGCGTGCAGGGTGCGCTGGGGCCGGAGATCCGCGTGCAGCGGCTGGGCGAGGAGTCCTTCATGTGCCTCGTGGGCCGCGCGTCGCCCCTTTCCCGGGGGCGGCTGACGCTGGAGCGCTTCGCCCGCGCCGAGCACATCGGCGTGTCGCGGCGGGGGAAGCTGCGCACGCCGCTGGACGACGCGCTGGAGCAGCACGGCCATTCGCGCCGGGTGACGGCGGTGGTGCCCAACATGCTCGCCGCGGCGGCGCTCGTCGCGGGGACGGACGCCGTCACGACGGTGAACGGCGCCTTCGCGCGCGCGGCGGCCCGGCTGATGCCCGTCAAGGCGCGCCCCGTGCCGCTGCCCCTGCCCCGCGTCACCGTGGCGCAGGCATGGCATCCCCGCTTCGACCGGGACCCCGCGCACGTCTGGCTTCGGCGCACGGTGAAGGCGCTCTGCGACGCGCCCGTGTTCAGCGCTACCCCGTGA
- a CDS encoding O-methyltransferase, whose translation MSQEQWTQVDRYITDHMVAPDAALEAALEASAKAGLPAINVAPNQGKLLMLLARMHGAKRILEVGTLGGYSTLWLARALPPEGRIITLEAVPKHAEVARENIARAGLSGVVEVRLGNAVDTLAQLEKEGQAPFDLTFIDADKVRTAEYFAWALKLSRQGSVILTDNVVRKGGVVDADSTDANIQGMRRFYEAVAAEPRVSATAVQTVGSKGYDGFSLALVTG comes from the coding sequence ATGAGCCAGGAGCAGTGGACCCAGGTCGACCGCTACATCACCGACCACATGGTGGCGCCGGACGCCGCGCTGGAGGCGGCCCTGGAGGCGAGCGCGAAGGCGGGGCTGCCCGCCATCAACGTGGCGCCGAACCAGGGCAAGCTCTTGATGCTGCTGGCCCGGATGCACGGGGCGAAGCGCATCCTGGAGGTGGGCACCCTGGGCGGCTACAGCACGCTGTGGCTGGCGCGGGCGCTGCCGCCGGAGGGGCGCATCATCACGCTGGAGGCGGTGCCGAAGCACGCGGAGGTGGCCCGGGAGAACATCGCCCGCGCGGGCCTGTCCGGCGTGGTGGAGGTGCGGCTGGGCAACGCGGTGGACACGCTCGCCCAACTGGAGAAGGAGGGCCAGGCGCCGTTCGACCTGACCTTCATCGACGCGGACAAGGTGCGCACGGCGGAGTACTTCGCGTGGGCGCTCAAGCTGTCGCGCCAGGGCAGCGTCATCCTCACGGACAACGTCGTGCGCAAGGGCGGCGTCGTGGACGCGGACAGCACGGACGCGAACATCCAGGGCATGCGCCGCTTCTACGAGGCCGTGGCCGCCGAGCCCCGCGTGAGCGCCACCGCCGTGCAGACGGTGGGCAGCAAGGGCTACGACGGCTTCTCGCTCGCGCTCGTCACGGGGTAG